The region CTTATTATAGCCACTCGCTCCGGGCCCCCGACGCGGGGCTAAGAAGTCATTATGAAATTTCTCATCACACTTTCAGCAGTGGCGGCTGTTGCAGTCGGCCGAtttataaattgaaatttgaaaattaattgaaaatttcatGCCAACTAATTTGAAATAGTTCAAAAGCCTGAGAGCGAGCTCTGTTAATAAAGGTGTTTCTGGGAGCTTTTGCGTAGGCCCCAGCACCTCAAATCGGCCCCATTTATGTGGCATATAATTTGTGAGACTTTGTAGTATCCACTCGATGTTCCGGGAATGGGAAAAAGCTGGCTAGTTGCAGCAGCCAACTAAATTTTGAGTAGTTTGTGTTGCAATTACCTTCTGTAGTGTGTTTGGGACAATGATTTTATTGCCAATTTCAACAAAGAACACATCTAGTTAAGCTGTTGTTCCCAAGTCCTTAAAACAGTTGTCCAAATAGATAGTTTAGGGGCTGGGATTGCACTTTTTCGAACAGAGTACTTTCCCATTGCAGTTAGTTCGCTTCCAGCTCAAGGCTTCTCATCTGGCTGGCTGCATTTCAACCGCAAAGGCCCGGCTCGAATGGGTTGTGTGCTGCTTTGCCTCTCTGTTGCTCTTTCGGCCGCATTTTGGGCTTTTGGCTTGGGTGGTTGGCacgcaaaacaacaacaacaacagcagaaaCCATAAAAGCCAAGGCAAAAACCGTAGCCACAAGCGTTCGCGTCGGCCATAATGTGAATGCGAATGCGTTACGTGCCTACATATGTAACTCAGCACCACACGTACGTACATACATTGTAGCGAGCATGCAACTCACACATGTACCTACTTAGCCCCTTATGTACATGTTTTCTGCACGCGTACTGCacgcaacatcagcaacatgGCGTCGCCTGTGTATCTCACAGATACACAAACAGAAACAGACACAGATGCAGGTAAATATAACAGATACTACACCCAAAGAAAGAGTGCCTAGGGATTGTGGAGCGGAAGGGGAAGAAGATGCAGCTTTCGTTGGAATTTCGTTGCctgcatttttgttttttccgcTGCGGTTTCTGGCTGTCTTGCGGTTTAACGTTTTGTAAGCATTCAGCATTGTCTTATTTCTgcgttttttcttttttttccccctcgGGCATTTTGTTGCCCGCATATTTGATGCAAATTTCTAAGGCGGAGCGGGGCAGGGACGGGCTGAATATCGAGTATACGCAGTGGGGACACATTAAGCATACGACCCATATCATCGAGTCATGAAAGGTGAAAGGATATCGCCAGCAATTAAGTAATTATACATCATTCATTagccttttttctccaaactATCACTCATACATGACCCAACTATTAAGCTTATGGAGGAATGGTGGCCATCATCTAGTCCCTCCTActcccattcccatttccaATTCCACGGCCATTGCCATGCAACTCCCAACTTTGGCAGCTTGGCGACGATGAGTGTATTGATGATTGatgattcagattcagattcagattcggaCTCGGATTCAGATGCCGAGTCGGCTTGCTGACGGAATGCCATGTTAGATGGCAGCAAACACGCTGCTCGATGGCAAGAGCCggggcccggcccggcccggcccggcccggccgaCTTAATTGCATATTTGCATAGGCGCACCAGAAAAGCAGAAAAACACACGAAATGCACTCGTACAGTGCTGACTTTGTAAGTAGAACACGACAGCAAAAACTCactcgcagcagcagcagaaacaaCATCGGAGGAGCTGGGGCGCCCGGGAGATTTCGAGGGTGTGGCTGCCATGGGGAAACCAATTTGCATGCAACAGCCACAGCAACTGCGGGAGAAACTGACTGCAGCGGCGAAACTGCAGCGACCAAGGAAATATGCCACCTATTTTTGAAGCTCTTTTTTTTGCCATCTCCTCCGCATCTCGTTGGAAAACCAATACCAATCCAATTTATCCAACCAGCCACATATCCATCAATCCCAGCCATGCATCTATCAATGCATCAGGCAAGGCGCATTCACCAATCCATTCATTTCCATAGAAATGTGCGAAGATTATATGTTTCGTCAAACGAGAAATTGTGCACGAATATGCCAGGCCAGACCAGACCGGGCCGGGCCAGGCCAGGCGGCTCTTCAGGCCCCAAGCCCCGAACTCTGCTCCCCAAGCCCCCACCCGCACCATAGCCCGGGCCACCCAATCCAATCTACCCAGCTTGGTGTCATGGTTGCCGAGTTTGCACTCTTTCTGGCTGGCTGTTGTTTCTTTTCCTTCCATTTTTGGGCGGCTCAGTTGGAGCTCTTTTCTGGACTGCCCTCCCCCTCGAGAGCATGCTGGTCTCGTTTGCCTGCCATTGTAACAGCAGCCTCTAAACGGGGGTCCTTTTAAGACTTGCTCTAAAACCCTCAAAGACTTAAAGGGCTTTAGTGTTGAGTCTATGTGGAACTTCTTCCTAAGCTCAcatttttatttctaaaactTTTCCCTCTAGACTTGGATAATATTTGATGCCAATTTATTCTTCAAATGGCTTTCAGAAATGCTCAAATTGTCCCAGGTGAGTGTCTCCAGTTCCTTCTCTGTTCGAGAAGCGTGGGTGGGTGCCTCGCATTCCAGACGAGCCATAGTGGCTCCTCCTGCCGGCTCTGCAATGTGCGATGATTGCTCCCTTTGGATGTTACGACCTTTCTCGTCACTTTGTTTTCAAATGCTCCCCTTTCATCCGCCGCGGCCCGCTCCACCGTGTGGGGTCCAACCCATTGTTCAGACGGGGCTCGTTTTTTGCTCTGCTTCCATTGCAGACCCGTCTCTTGGACCCGAGTCTAGTTATGGGTTTCAGCACTACTTTTTAGAGTAACAATTATTCCCTAACTGCACTTTAGCAGCGCAAATGTCAGGCCCGCTGGATGTTCATTATAAAATTCCATCGGCAGCTCCTCGCAGGCGCCCCTGCCCTTGCCCCCTCCAAGAAATCGTTCGATACTGCGACACAGAGCCCATGCCCAGGACGTATGCAAAGAATAGAAAAATTCATTGCTCTGGCAAGGGCATTACGTGTCTGTCAAACATTTCCGCCAGAGTCGGGCCCTGCCCCTTGATCCCGGCTGATGTTCGCCATCACGGAAAAACGAGCCAAATACAGAAAAAGCGTATTACAAAAAGCACACTCAGAGAAGAGTGTTTGTATCTTAAATCCAAAAACTTTCTTCTTTCGAAGAGCATATATTTTCATTCCATAATAAGTATTGAATTGAGGAACATTTTACCTTATTTTTGTTCAGAATAATCTTAAGATTATACatgaatattttcttaaagtgCTTTTTGGGGCgaacgaaaaataacaaaaagttCTTATCTCGGAGTGCGCACAAGAAAAAGGAGTGCAAAAACTGGGGATCCCAAAACGTGGCCACCAGACGACGGGGGTTCGTTACTGCCTCGATGGGGCAGGGATAGCAGCTggggctggagctggagcgggAGCAGGAGCGGGGCAAACGCTAAGCCAGCATGGCCGCCATCATCAACCCGCACGAAGCATTCGCGACTCACGTCCAATGCGCACACCGCGTTCTGATTCGCTTCGCTTTTTGCATGACTTCAGATCGtaaaaattcatatttttctcTCGTTTTTTGTAtcgcttttttttattatcgctttttggttttttgttgctttggtTCCGTGGCCTGCGTATGCGAAGCCCCAGGTCGGTCATAATATTTGGCTCGGTTTCTGCCGCTCCCTCGCGGGGTTGCATTTCATTAGGCTCCCCGCCCCCAAGCTGCGACGCCATTTTGGCCGAAAAGGACGAGGGAGCGGCAGGAGAGCGGGCGGGGACATCCACCATCTTGCCGCGCCTCATTTTGGTTTGTTGCCGCACATTTCTGGCCCGGGCTGGCAGATTAATGGGCGCGATAAGGTCGCCGGCTGGCATGGAATGGTAGGTGTAACCCGAgccaggttcagacgccaacAGGCATCCGAGGAACGGCCCCAGCTCCGTACCATAGTCCCAAACCCAGCATGGTAGCCTTGCCCGCATGCTTCAGTTTGCTGAGTTTCGGCGTCCTCGCCTCGGAATGCCTCGAAatgccttttttgttttggccaaaatgaaGCCAAAGGCCACTACCGTTCGCCTTATCTCGCCGCGAACATCTCCAGCCAATCCCGCCCAGTTTGTGACTCACGGCCATGGCAAGTCTGAGAAGAAGGTGCCGATGCCAGATACCCCCGTACTGGGAACAAACATCTCTCCTCGTCCAATGCCACTTTTTGATTTCTTAGCAAAattttgtgtaaatatttcGATGTTTTCGTGAACTCCGCAAGGTCAGCAGCCACATGTTGTCACTCCAAGGGAACTCTTTGCGAATTTGACCCAGTCTCCGCTCGAATCCCACTTTGCGTCACATTCTTGTTTACACAGCTGATAGCCCTCTTGGCAAATCCGGTGATAAAACGGCAGACTCCGTCCCCGGACGACTCAGATCTCTTTCCGCGATGAGGTGCTTCCTTCGCTCCGGAGCACCGCTCTTGTTACTAGTCCTGCAATTGCAACTGCTTGGTGCACCCACACCTGCAGTCGGCCAAAAGGTGCAACCACGCATCGTGGgcggcaccaccaccacccagtCCGCAGTGGGCGGCTACGTGCTGAACCTGCGCTACGATGGCTCCTTCTATTGCGGCGGCTCCCTGGTGACCTCCATGTACGTGGTGACGGCGGCGCACTGCCTTAGCGGCTACAAGGCCTCCCGGATGACCGTCCAGGGCGGAGTGAGCAAGCTCACCCAGAGGGGCGTTGTCCGCGGCGTGGCCAAGTACTTCATTCCGGCCAGCTTTAGAAACTCTACTCTCAACATGGACGTGGGAGTGATCCGGCTGCAGAGAGCCATGACGGGCAGCAACATCCGGACCATATCCCTCTGCAGGGTGCAGTGGCGCTCTGGCGACTACATGCGCGTCTCCGGCTGGGGAATCACGCGCTCCAAGAACACCAGTCCGTCCACCCAGCTGCGTACAGTGCGGATCAAGCTCATTCGGAAGAACGTCTGCCAGGCGGCCTACCAGTACCGGGACACCCTGTCCGGGTCCACCTTCTGTGCCCGGTCCGCCGGCAAGGACAGTTGCTCCGGTGACTCGGGCGGCGGGGTGATCTACAAAAAGCAGCTCTGCGGCATCGTCTCCTGGGGCCTGGGCTGCGCGAACGCCAAGTATCCCGGTGTCTACACCAGTGTCCATAGGGCGCGCAGCTTCATCGTGAGCTCCATGAAGAAGTGAGAAGTTCGCCCGGAAGTAGTTGCTATTAATAGTTAGTTAAAATATGAATTAAAAATCGTTAAGCGCAAGTGCTGCCCAGGAAGCCCTTGGTGCTGGCCCGACCGGATGAGTGATGGGCGAGGCAAATGGAGATATCAGCGATCTGCTTTGGGCCAGGCCGGCATGAAAATAGGTAGTGGCACAGTGGTCAGAAGGAGGTCGACAAGGTGAAGAAGTATTCAAGGAGTAGACACACAAATAAAGCACCTTCTGTCAAGCCTGCAAGGTTAATCTATCTAAGAAAGTCTTTATGATCTACTAGAATTGAATGATGACCTCCTTGGAACAGTACCACTGTGCCCTAAGAGGCCCTTCTACCGATGAGTGGCCACTTCCGATTGTTGACTTTGCTGTCGCGCGCTAATTTCCCAGTTATGCAGCTCGATTTGCATTGATTAGGCCTTGAAATAGGGTCTTGGATAGGCCATTCCAGCAGCGGAAGGAAGGAAGCCGGCGATGAACACTGATCATCGACCACCGCCGTGGCACGGGTCACCCGGGTGCAGTGGCCATAAGCTTTCATATCCCGTCGCCGCAGATTGCATCTCATTTGAGGCGAATTAAGTGCAGTTAGAGCGCCACTTAACACGTGCTGCTCTGGAAATGAGCGGCTCTGGTGGACCTGGTCAACGATCTGGTGACAGCGAGCGGACCAGCTCATTTGGATAATTGCAAACTGCGGATCACCGCTCAtcggaatgggaatgggaatggggtGTTTAAgataaaaatgcaattaataTGGCTTTCCATAACGGACGATTTGCGGCCAGTGGCACTGCACTTCTTTTCGCACGATAATCAGTCCCGTTCGATTAAGTGCCTAATGGATACAACAATCATAGCGCTCCACAACAGCCCCGTCCTGGGGTCAATAGCTGTGTGTCATTCGATTCAATTGGGCCTCCCCAACCCTGCCGGCCGCAGCCGAAAATAAAGTGCTAATTGAGGCAGAGGCGAGAAAAGCCAAAGCCTTTTCAGATTGACAGCCACAAGTACTCAAATTAGCCAAGGCCTCGCCGTCTGTGAATGGGCCCAAAAGGTGCTATTGCTAATCAGCCgccaaattattattattaaactcGTTCGCTAGTTGCCGCGCCGCCAATTATCATTCTGAATACATCGGCCGCCGTCCGCCGTCCACCACAGAACCAATAAAAGATTGAACAAAACTTTGCCGTGGAATCGAATGGATTGGAATGGCGACAATTGAATTGCAATTAGCTGCAGCGCAGGTGGGACAGGTGCTTATTAGTTTATTACATCAACAACAAATCTCAACAAACGCTAATTAAGACACAAATAATCGAACGTGCCAGCACACTGGAAGCCAATAATAAGGCGTATTGTGCGGCACCGGGGGTGGCTGCCACACAAGTTCCCGCCAAAGGGGAGGAATGTGGCGAGGGTGGGCGGCAAAAAAAAGCCCAATAAAGTTGTCCGCTCAAAAGGACACTCGTCCGAGTCAACACGGAACTATGCAAACGTCTAGAGGTCGATCAGAGATGGCAGCCTGGCTGTTACAGAGAAAGTATTACTGGAAATTCCACATTTATTTCAAAGGTATCTCTTCTTAAATCTCTTCAAGAGAAGACTCTTAAAATATCacttttttagaaaaatttataagCCTGGCCTTCTCAAGCCGTGTCAGCACTGCCGTCCTATCCTCAGGGTTTTGGGTTCTTTTCGGGCTTGCGTGAGCAGTCCGCTGTCTAGAACCAGGAATAGGAATCGGGAGTTGGGCCACCCACGGTCTGCGGTATTTGAACGACACGCCCAAATTGTCCGCGCTGCATTGGCGAAAGGCAAACTAAGCACGGAACGGCGGCGGAGAGGGTGGCCAGTGCACGGGGCTAACCCCCGGaggaggaaaaccaaccaccGCGCAGTGAGCGACCGCAGCCGCAACCTGTAAAAAGTAAACAGCTCTTGGGGCGGGGAGCGGATCCTGTAGGTGGGAGAGGATGTGGAGGTGGTAGTGGTTGGTCTTCCATGTGTCCGTGTGGCTGGTAGTATGTGTGTACGGCAATGGCGCAACTAAACCGCAAAGGGTGGCGGAGGCACTACGGCGGTGTAACGCTGTAACGGTGACAGGAACAGGCGTTTGCTTATGTAGTCCGGCTGTCTCTGTGGTTGTGAGTGTGACTGCCAGTGTGTGGCTGCCACAAAAAGTACCCCTTCtgtacaaacacacacagactcGTGGAATCTTTTAACGTTCTTTGGTAGCTCCGCCGGGACGGAAGTGAATGGCACATTATGTTGCCGCTGCTTGACGTGCCCGTCTTGTTGTAGTTGCTGTCGTCATCCGGCCCGGGGTCGAAAGGACCCTGGCATGTTGCGGGCCTGTAATTGGGTGGGCCGGCATGCCAGGAGGCGGGGAATTCTTGGTGGGCTTGCCATTATGTACTTGTACGCATTAGAGCGGCATAATGCGCCGGCCATTCAAACTCTTCAAGAACAAGTTGGGATGTTGAAGTTGCGCCAGCTTCCAAGTGCGGTTAAAGTTTCTCCAGAGTGCCTAGTCCCATTTTAGCCAGTAGTCCAAAGTTCGGCGTCTGTATTTGGGGAGCCACATTTCGATTGAAAACAGACCTACTCACAGCGACCGACGTCAAACGAAGGGGAGGCAGCTACATTGTCATCATCAAAATCCCATTAGCAACGTATTCAAATTCGTTCGAGTGTAAAACAAGCCACATTCAATGCACGCACATCGGACACTCGCACACTCGCCCAGTTGCCCAGTTGCCCAGTCGCCCACACCCACTCGACGGAGCTACGACTCATTCATTTACAATGGCAACATTACGCATCCGTTCGCCCCCTGCCTCGGCCTCGAGTGCAATTTGCATGGATTCGGGTGAAGCCAGATCCTTTAAAATCAGTGGCAATCCTAGCCTACTTACAGGCGTGCAACCCAAAACCCTTTTCTGAGCCCCATTCGCTCCATCCACCGACCAATCGCCCGTCCTCTGACTCTAACTCCAATTACAAATCCAAATTCCAGCCGTCAGCCCTCCCTCGAAAATGTGGAGCACTCAAATTAGCATTTTGGCCCCGGATCCAGAGGGGGAGGTGGCCCAGGGTCGGGTGTGCCTGTGTGTGGGCCACGCCATCCATATGTGTCCAATATTTTTACAGCTCCATGTTTGATTTGAAGTGCGCAGCCCACAGGACTCTCTAATTTGTAAACTTGGCTATTATGTCGGGCAAATGCTTTGATTAGGGGCCGTTGAGTGAAAGGGACGTAGAAGGGCAGGCCTTTTAAAAGTCCCTTTTTCAAATCACTcatttgaaattaattgacaatgaatttaaaatactTATAGATCCCCTAGCCTCTGTCCTACGTGAGGGAATCCCTATTTTCCTCACTGTGTCAGCATTAAGATCTGTTAGAATCAGTATTAAGATAAGATTTAGGATGGCAGAACTTCAGAAATGGGTCAACTAAAATGAAATTCATGACGATTATTATCTTTGCGATGTGAAGAGACATAATAATGGTATCTGAAACGCATCTGGAGCGAACAATACCATCATTGCTTTCCCAACCAAGTGCCATAGAATCAATTGAATGAATTGCTTAACGATGCCATTGACGATGCTGTTGCGGGGATGTCAACAAAGACGCATTATCCTGCCAGCGGCGACATCCTGCCAGCGACCCTGAAAATCTTTAAAGCGAATTAGCAGGCCACACACAGCCATCCAGCCACCGCCCACGGCCCACCGCCCACCACCCGCGACCCATCGACAGGCGGCGGTTGATTGCAGGCACGTCGTGGCGGGAACATATGCCAAAGGTCCTTGAGAGGCCAACCATCCTGCTCACTCTCGCTCGCCTCGCCGTTGGGGTGGTTCGCCATTTTCCGCTCTCCTCGCACACCCGCGGCGCGGCATATGCGtgcgattttgatttttatttgatttgattgcGGCGTCAACTTAATTAAGCGACCAACTACCAACAATGGGCAACAAATTGAAACAGCAGTCGGGCATTTGAAGTTCGACTGCCACCAGGGGGGGTGCGGCGAGGGGGCAAGGCCGGGAGCAGGCAAGCCGAGGCAAGGCATTTGTAATTCCTTTTATTCCGCTGCCGCCAAAGTCATTGAAACGTGTAATCTGCAGCACGTGCGGTACGGCGTCTCAAAGGATACAACCgggctccagctccagcccTGGCCAAGTTTGATGCCAGGAGGTCCGACTTTAAAGGATGCCCACATAACTCATAGTTCCGACATCGTTGCAGGGGTGGAGGTGCAATTAGATGGCGCACAGGTTGCCACCTACCGGATGAACGGCTGAGCGGGCAAGGACGTGGCCAGGACGAGTCAGGACGGGATGCCAGGATGTTGGGCTGGGAATTTGGCTGCCACCGACGTCGCCGACGCCTTCGTGTAATTAGTGTCAGTTGCGAAGTCACATTTGGTTCTAGCTGCACTCCCGCCACGCCCCCGAGGGCCGGCTGCTCGGCCGCAAGATGGACGCTCTGCCCGAGAGGACCTTCTGCCCAAGCGTTTCCCTGCCCTGCTCATTCATGCATCCGTCCagataattattataattacctGCGTGAGTGTAGGTTTCCatagaccaaaaaaaaaaagaaccaaaaatGTACGAAAACAGAAAACTCTTGTGGCAGCACCAGGACACAGTGAGGCAAGCAAGTAGGGTCTCTGAATTGGAATATATATTGGAATATATCAGAGCTCATAACTTAAttagttttcaataaaaagaaGAAGCTAAAGTTgcataaaaaccaaaattagcATTAGAAAATGAAATCTTAAGTACACATCTCCTAGGTCCATTCAGCTCTTATCCATCCCTCCCCAGACTTTATCTGATTTCGTACCACTGTGCCTGGCGGCATTTTAACAAAGGTCCTGGACCCATTTCTATGTCAGTGTCTCTGCTCCTGCCCCTTCCCCTGCTGGTGTTCCTGTCCCTTTTCCTGTTTCATCTGCTGCCTGCGTGCACTTTGCGTTTCGCATCGCCTGACCCCTGACCCACTGTatatgtgtctgtgtgtgggtgtgcgtGTCTATAATTATCTGACGTTAATAATATTCAAATAGCTTCTAAATATATCCGCAGCGATAGAAGGCGGGCTTAGTCGCTAAGCGCAGCCATTGTATCTAATTGCGGAGCCCGAAACCCGGCCTAGATCGAGATGCAGCAGGCCGATAGGCATTGAACCGCTCAGGGCCTCCGACCCGAACCCAACCCCGACCCCGATCCCAAATCCAGATTTCCTTATCAACGATGAACCGGGCTAACAAATTGGCTTATTTGTCGCCAAAAAGGTTAATAAACTCGCCTGCCACTGACCCGATACCCAATACCCGTGCCCAGGCGGGAAACTCTGGCGGAGTCTGGCGGAGTGGTCAGAAGTTCGTCAGGCCGAATAACGAATAACTTGGAGAACCGCTAACAAACCGCCAGAAAGCCGCTTGAGGCTGGGGGCACGAGGAATTCTTATCATGCCGCGGCAAAGAGAAACGCCGGCATTCCCAGTGGCGGCTTTGATCCGGTGCCGCCAACCTGGTCGGTGAACAGAGCCAGAAAGGCCAGAAGAGTCTGAGCCACAGCGGCTCAGAGGCTAAGAGGCTCTGAGAGAGATGAGATGTCAACGTGGCTAGCACCGACTCGCCTGACTGGGccgaaattattttatttctgcCCTGCTGCCTGCTGAAAGTTTGCATTCCACTTGTTTGTTGTTAACAAAACGCCGTCCTCCGTCCCGACCACAAAGGAAATTCTCACCATTCCCCTCGGCAGCGCAACGTTTGATTGGGATTTGAAGCGAGCATCAGCCAGTGGACTGCAGCCTGCAGCTGCTGGAGAAGATTCGCAACCAGTTTCCCACTGAATGACTGGCCCCGAGGAGTCCTCCGATGAGCCTTGAATGAATGCTGCTCAAATAGCTTTCGACAGGCGTGAGTACATGCGATTCGGGAGGAGCCGGGGGAACGAGAAGGAAAACAGAACACGATGCGGTCTCATCCTTCGGCCGGGGATTGTGACACCATTGACGGGCCCAGCACCgaattcttgttcttgttgttcttgcgattgtttttgttgcaagAGAGGCACTCCGCCAGCAACTGCAACTTCAATTGCTGTTGCAATTGACTCCGACGCTGACGCGTAGGCATTTCTGCACGTTGCCTGCCCGTCGGCGAGGAAACGCACAAGGCCGGGCTAACCGTATTCTCCAAGAGCCCCTCCGCCTGCCGCCTTCCGGGGGCAGCATTTGAAAAATGTCACATAGTTCGGCGGAGCTGAAAGAGCCggcactgccactgccgccgccaccgccaggTTGCAACTCGCTGGCCCACCTCCGGCTAATGACTTTGTTTTTGCCCCGACACCTGACTAATCTCCGAGGAGGAAGCTTCTCCAAGGTGGCTGTTGGACCGGCTAATTTGTTCACacgccaaaacaaaaacctgcACTTCGCTGCTGCCGCCTGGTCCGCAATTCAATGCATAACACagctccacaaaaaaaaaaaaaaaaaaaaattcagagatCAGACCATACCTCCTATATGGatttggggtcgctgaatccgaatccgtggTCAGTTGGTCGCCATCACGTCAGGTTTTCGAGAAAATAACGGTTGAATAGTCGAAAAACGccgtttttggccattttcgaAAAATCGTACCGCAAAATTCTGATGTGTTACAAACCTaattcaaaatggaaatgaaaggcTGATTTGTGATCTTTAAAACGAGCTCCATGACAAATTTTTCGCTTGCACCGTTAGGACAGGGGGTGCGTTTATATGTAGGCATCTTAGCAAAAAATGTATGCCGaacacaaaaatttcaaaattcagcatattcaaataaaacatGGTACCcgggggtttttggggtcgctgaatccgaatctgagGTCAGTTTGACGCCATCACGTCAAACTTTGAGGTTATGaggtttaaggtttttttgaggttatgaaGAAACTTGACGTGATGGCGTCAAACTGACctcagattcggattcagcgaccccaaaaacccccgGGTACCatgttttatttgaatatgctgaattttgaaatttttgtg is a window of Drosophila bipectinata strain 14024-0381.07 chromosome 2R, DbipHiC1v2, whole genome shotgun sequence DNA encoding:
- the LOC108124956 gene encoding seminase, whose amino-acid sequence is MRCFLRSGAPLLLLVLQLQLLGAPTPAVGQKVQPRIVGGTTTTQSAVGGYVLNLRYDGSFYCGGSLVTSMYVVTAAHCLSGYKASRMTVQGGVSKLTQRGVVRGVAKYFIPASFRNSTLNMDVGVIRLQRAMTGSNIRTISLCRVQWRSGDYMRVSGWGITRSKNTSPSTQLRTVRIKLIRKNVCQAAYQYRDTLSGSTFCARSAGKDSCSGDSGGGVIYKKQLCGIVSWGLGCANAKYPGVYTSVHRARSFIVSSMKK